Genomic window (Zymoseptoria tritici IPO323 chromosome 1, whole genome shotgun sequence):
GTGCCGTGTGCGGGGATCGCGGATTGGCACATACGACAACGAGCGCGTGATACATGGCCGAACGGCCCAGCTCGCCCTCCAACGGGAGAGTATATGAATACCTGAGCATCCATGCCTCTACTACGTTGCTCAACAACATCCACAAACGCTTCAATGTCTTTTTACACCGGCCGGAAGGCCTTTCTCGCTACCCTTCTCGTTACCGCCTCTTTCACCGGAGCTGACAGCGCTGTGGCTCCCCATTTAACATCTCGTCAAACCAACGCTGCCACTGGCGAAGTGCTCCCATACCGCAATGCAACGTTGTGCATCGACGAAAGACTGGACGACCTACTCTCCCGAATGACGGTTGCTGAGAAGGCGGGCCAATTGTTCCATGCCTCCATCACAATGGGCAAGAACGGGACGCTAGCCGAAGCCACGAGTTATCGCAACAGTTCCGCCATGGAGATCGGTGAGAAGCTCATGTCGCACTTCAACTACGGCGGAGACGTCGAGAATGTGAGGGAAGTGGCCGAATGGCACAATCTACTCCAGCGCACAGCACTGGAAACCCGGCTTGGGATCCCCATCTCAATCTCCTCGGATCCTCGACATTCTTTCACAGAGAACATCGGAACGGGCTTCGCAGCTAAGAGTCTGTCTCAATGGCCCGAGAGCTTGGGTCTTGCTGCCCTCCGTGACCCAGCATGGACGCTGAAGTTCGCCGAAATCGCAAGGGAAGAGTACATGGCGCTTGGTCTTCGAGGTGCTCTCCACCCGCAGGTGGATCTTTCCACAGAGTATCGCTGGGCAAGAATCGCAAACACCATGGGCGAGGACGCCAACCTGACGTCTCAGCTCGTCGCGGTAAGTTCCCAAGTATTGATAGAGCAGGTCTCGAGGCTTTGTCCTACCCACGTATATGAGGCTAACTTCGCTTCGAAGGCATACATCAAGGGATTCCAGGGCGAAGAGCTTGGTCGTAACTCCGTTACCACAGTCACTAAGCATTTCCCGGGAGCGGGTCCCATGGAGAACGGCGAAGATTCGCATTTCACATACGGCAAGAACCAGTAGGATGCTACCAACGTACACACAAGCGGCAGGATTGCTGATTCACTGCCGCAGAACATATCCAGGCCACAACTTCGAACATCATCTCATCCCATTCAAGGctgccatcgccgccggcgCCCGTCAGATGATGCCGTACTACTCCAGACCTATTGGCACCCAGTACGAAGAGGTCGCATTCAGCTTCAATAAAGGTATCATCACCGATCTTCTCCGAAACGAGCTCGGCTTCGAGGGTATCGTTGTCTCCGACTGGGGTTTGATTACCGATACCGTCATCGCTGGCCAAGACATGCCTGCCCGGGCTTGGGGAGTGGAGCAACTCTCGGAGCTTGACAGAGCCGCCCGGGTACTTGGAGCCGGAGTCGATCAATTCGGAGGCGAGCAGCGTACAGAGCTGATCGTCGAACTCGTCGAGAATGACAGTGTCTCTGAGGAGCGAATAGATGTATCCGtccgccgtctcctccgcgagAAGTTCATTCTCGGCTTGTTCGACAACCCTTTCATCGATGTGGACCAAGCAGAGCAGATTGTCGGCAATCCATACTTTGTCCGCCTCGGAGCCGAAGCACAGCGAGCGTCATACACTCTGTTGAAGAACGAGAACAACTTGCTCCCAATCAAGAACCCTGCTGGGATGAAGATCTACGTCGACGGCTTCAACACGACTTACCTTGACGGCCGCGACGTCACTCTTGTCGATACTCCCGAAGAAGCAGAGCTTGCTATTGTTCGACTTCAGGCACCATTCGAGCCTCGACCTGGCGGATTCGAAAGCAT
Coding sequences:
- the BTG gene encoding beta glucosidase (Hydrolase activity, hydrolyzing O-glycosyl compounds), translated to MSFYTGRKAFLATLLVTASFTGADSAVAPHLTSRQTNAATGEVLPYRNATLCIDERLDDLLSRMTVAEKAGQLFHASITMGKNGTLAEATSYRNSSAMEIGEKLMSHFNYGGDVENVREVAEWHNLLQRTALETRLGIPISISSDPRHSFTENIGTGFAAKSLSQWPESLGLAALRDPAWTLKFAEIAREEYMALGLRGALHPQVDLSTEYRWARIANTMGEDANLTSQLVAAYIKGFQGEELGRNSVTTVTKHFPGAGPMENGEDSHFTYGKNQTYPGHNFEHHLIPFKAAIAAGARQMMPYYSRPIGTQYEEVAFSFNKGIITDLLRNELGFEGIVVSDWGLITDTVIAGQDMPARAWGVEQLSELDRAARVLGAGVDQFGGEQRTELIVELVENDSVSEERIDVSVRRLLREKFILGLFDNPFIDVDQAEQIVGNPYFVRLGAEAQRASYTLLKNENNLLPIKNPAGMKIYVDGFNTTYLDGRDVTLVDTPEEAELAIVRLQAPFEPRPGGFESMYTAGSLEFNATEKARQAAIYSAVPTVVDIKLGRPAAIPEIAEQAAALFGNYGASPEALLNIIFNVQGAKPLGKLPFDLPRSDAAVEASKEDVPFDTVDPVFRFGDGLAYAEDC